The Trinickia acidisoli genome includes a window with the following:
- a CDS encoding DUF2182 domain-containing protein, with product MSAMGETPMPGGWSMSTIWMPLCGQTWLACAASFVGGWTVMMAAMMSPSLTLALWRYRDSVLATSGGQAAWPTLLAGTGYFLAWAGVGAIAFAGGAVLAASELRSITLAHMVPLSSGIVVLIAGAIQFTPWKTHRIEPCGHAPQRRFMPAFKTSEAWEHGLRLAYRDGCCCANLMVVLLVVGVMDLPAMAAATVAMHAERLLLPGTRAIRAVGFAIIAVGLGMIAKALCFAGNIL from the coding sequence ATGTCCGCGATGGGCGAGACGCCGATGCCGGGAGGATGGTCGATGTCGACGATATGGATGCCGCTGTGCGGCCAAACGTGGCTCGCGTGCGCGGCATCGTTCGTCGGCGGGTGGACCGTGATGATGGCGGCGATGATGTCGCCATCGCTGACGCTGGCGTTATGGCGGTACCGCGACAGCGTGCTGGCCACCTCCGGAGGCCAAGCCGCTTGGCCTACGCTACTGGCAGGCACCGGCTATTTTCTCGCGTGGGCGGGAGTCGGGGCGATCGCGTTTGCGGGCGGCGCCGTGCTCGCGGCAAGCGAGTTGCGATCGATCACGCTCGCGCATATGGTGCCCCTATCGTCCGGCATCGTCGTGCTCATTGCCGGCGCGATCCAATTCACGCCATGGAAGACGCACCGTATCGAGCCTTGCGGGCATGCGCCACAACGCCGCTTCATGCCGGCGTTCAAGACGAGCGAGGCGTGGGAGCACGGATTGCGCCTCGCGTACCGCGACGGGTGTTGTTGCGCGAATCTGATGGTCGTTCTGCTTGTCGTCGGCGTCATGGATCTGCCTGCGATGGCGGCGGCGACCGTGGCAATGCATGCCGAGCGATTGTTGCTCCCCGGTACGCGGGCGATTCGAGCCGTTGGCTTCGCCATAATCGCGGTGGGGCTAGGCATGATCGCAAAGGCCCTGTGCTTTGCCGGAAATATTCTGTAA
- a CDS encoding sensor histidine kinase, translating to MSPFRQIAPWPRALRRPARIASRLPSVSQTTKALAFCALVAVGAWTAYHYAERAETSAIIERAAHRLDIDESTLKGELTRYDYLPALLSLNPDIAELLRHPADAALIARVNRYLEDVTTDSQAAAIYVLDLNGTTLAASNWDRPISFVGQNFSYRPYFIDALHSGTGRFYGLGSTSHLPGYFYAARIEADGRALGIVTTKISLDPLEALWKRGDETVLVADANGVVFLTSVPGWKYRTLHPLSAAARARIDTKRQYEGPGALEEIGLVHRRRLAPNAEIDAVSPPNSLVASPAGKRRTDYVVVSRTVSGTDWQIMSLTDIAPARKSARYAALVAALGLSLATIGTLYVLQRRKVIAQRLSMRETLERMNDELERKVARRTGALARANKSLRSEIIEHKRTEATLKATLEELVQAGKMALIGQMSAGITHELNQPLAALRTLSDNALLFLQRGRREEAEDNLRVIAGLIERMGKITAQLRRFSHKAGTELAPVAVERAIANALFLVELRLRKEDVEVVRNVPDATAHAESLVPCAPCAHLVLADANRLEQVLVNLFANALDAMLGCAVRRLSIAVHADTTDDAFVDIVVTDTGPGIPDAVRARLFEPFFTTKPPGAGLGLGLAISAGIVRELGGTLKADDTAATNGASFTLRLRRAPAQDRADEAIAPTTLERNRATTNHADEEHDD from the coding sequence ATGAGCCCATTTCGGCAGATCGCGCCCTGGCCGCGCGCGCTGCGTCGCCCCGCGCGCATCGCCTCGCGCCTTCCAAGCGTCTCGCAGACGACGAAAGCGCTCGCGTTCTGCGCGCTCGTCGCGGTCGGCGCATGGACGGCGTATCACTACGCCGAACGCGCCGAGACGAGCGCCATCATCGAGCGCGCCGCACACCGGCTCGATATCGACGAAAGCACACTCAAGGGCGAGCTCACACGCTACGACTATCTGCCTGCACTGCTCAGCCTGAACCCCGATATCGCCGAACTACTGCGGCATCCCGCCGACGCGGCGCTCATCGCGCGCGTGAACCGTTATCTGGAAGACGTCACGACCGATTCGCAAGCCGCCGCGATCTATGTCCTCGATTTGAACGGCACGACGCTCGCGGCCAGCAACTGGGATCGGCCAATCAGTTTCGTCGGACAAAATTTTTCCTACCGCCCCTACTTCATCGACGCGCTGCATAGCGGCACCGGGCGTTTCTACGGCCTCGGATCGACGAGCCACCTGCCCGGCTATTTCTACGCGGCACGTATCGAGGCCGATGGACGCGCGCTCGGCATCGTCACCACGAAGATCAGCCTCGATCCGCTCGAGGCGCTATGGAAGCGCGGCGACGAAACGGTGCTCGTGGCCGACGCGAACGGCGTCGTATTCTTGACGTCGGTCCCCGGCTGGAAATACCGCACGCTGCATCCGCTCTCGGCCGCGGCGCGCGCGCGCATCGACACGAAACGCCAATACGAAGGCCCCGGCGCGCTCGAAGAAATCGGGCTCGTCCACCGCCGCCGCCTCGCACCCAATGCCGAGATCGACGCCGTCTCGCCGCCCAATTCGCTCGTCGCGAGCCCTGCCGGAAAGCGCCGAACCGATTATGTCGTCGTGAGCCGAACCGTGTCGGGCACCGATTGGCAGATCATGTCGCTGACCGACATCGCCCCCGCCCGCAAAAGTGCGCGCTACGCGGCGCTCGTCGCGGCATTGGGGCTCTCGCTCGCGACCATCGGCACGCTCTACGTGCTGCAGCGTCGCAAGGTCATCGCGCAACGGCTCTCGATGCGTGAAACGCTCGAACGCATGAACGATGAACTCGAACGTAAAGTCGCGCGACGCACGGGAGCGCTCGCGCGCGCGAACAAGAGCCTGCGCAGCGAGATCATCGAGCACAAGCGCACCGAAGCCACGCTCAAGGCCACGCTCGAAGAACTGGTGCAAGCGGGCAAGATGGCGCTCATCGGTCAAATGTCGGCCGGCATCACGCACGAGCTCAATCAACCGCTCGCGGCTCTGCGCACCTTATCGGACAATGCGCTGCTCTTTTTGCAGCGAGGCCGCCGCGAAGAAGCCGAGGACAACTTACGCGTGATCGCCGGGCTCATCGAGCGAATGGGCAAGATCACGGCGCAGTTGCGTCGCTTCTCGCACAAGGCCGGCACCGAGCTTGCGCCCGTGGCCGTCGAACGCGCCATTGCGAACGCGCTCTTTCTCGTCGAACTACGGCTGCGCAAGGAAGACGTCGAGGTCGTGCGCAACGTGCCCGATGCGACCGCGCATGCCGAATCCTTGGTACCCTGCGCGCCCTGCGCACACTTGGTGCTCGCCGATGCGAACCGGCTCGAGCAGGTGCTCGTCAACCTATTCGCCAACGCGCTCGACGCAATGTTAGGCTGCGCCGTGCGGCGACTGTCGATCGCCGTGCACGCCGATACAACGGACGACGCATTCGTCGACATCGTCGTCACCGATACGGGGCCCGGCATTCCCGATGCGGTGCGCGCCCGGCTGTTCGAACCGTTTTTCACGACGAAGCCGCCCGGTGCCGGCCTTGGCCTCGGGCTCGCCATTTCCGCCGGCATCGTGCGCGAACTCGGCGGCACGCTGAAAGCCGACGACACCGCCGCAACGAACGGCGCGTCGTTCACGCTGCGCTTGCGCCGCGCCCCCGCACAGGATCGCGCGGATGAAGCCATTGCACCGACGACGCTGGAACGAAACCGCGCCACCACGAACCACGCGGACGAGGAACATGATGATTGA
- a CDS encoding winged helix-turn-helix transcriptional regulator encodes MPASKQKPAGRAVVFESPTGQRSTPELDDLVMEVIGRVADKWTMCVLEVLAQHGVLRFTRVGELVGGISQRMLTKTLRQMEEDGFVTRTVYPEVPPRVEYQLTELGHSLCAAFCGVWLWAEKHYAQLQSLPKREKSS; translated from the coding sequence ATGCCAGCTTCGAAACAAAAACCCGCGGGGCGCGCCGTCGTCTTCGAATCGCCGACGGGCCAACGCTCGACGCCCGAGCTCGACGACCTCGTCATGGAGGTGATCGGCCGCGTCGCGGACAAATGGACGATGTGCGTACTCGAAGTGCTCGCCCAACACGGCGTGCTGCGATTCACGCGGGTTGGGGAACTCGTCGGCGGCATCAGTCAGCGGATGCTGACCAAGACACTGCGGCAGATGGAAGAGGATGGGTTCGTCACACGCACCGTCTATCCCGAAGTGCCTCCGCGCGTCGAATATCAATTGACCGAACTCGGACATAGCCTATGCGCCGCGTTCTGTGGTGTTTGGCTATGGGCCGAAAAACACTACGCGCAATTGCAATCGCTGCCGAAGCGAGAGAAGTCGTCATAA
- a CDS encoding carboxymuconolactone decarboxylase family protein, protein MTTNETPAARLPAFDRAAASSEQLAVLDEILSGPRGNLAGPFLAWIASPELAQHAQRLGAFCRYQTGLSLRLSELAILVTAAQWRAQAEWQIHYPIAIAAGVSVSVAEALLEGQRPDFTDTDEALIYDFATELYDTKRVSGATFAKAEQRFGHETTVNLVGLLGYYALVAMTLNVFEMRADGDAPLPFAE, encoded by the coding sequence ATGACGACGAACGAAACCCCCGCCGCACGCTTGCCGGCGTTCGATCGAGCGGCCGCTAGCTCCGAGCAACTGGCCGTGCTGGACGAAATTTTGTCGGGGCCGCGCGGCAATCTTGCCGGCCCTTTTCTGGCGTGGATCGCGAGCCCCGAACTCGCGCAGCATGCGCAACGGCTCGGCGCGTTCTGCCGTTACCAAACGGGCCTGTCGTTGCGGCTCTCGGAGCTCGCGATTCTCGTCACGGCGGCGCAGTGGCGCGCGCAAGCGGAGTGGCAGATCCACTATCCGATCGCCATCGCGGCGGGGGTTTCGGTTTCCGTTGCCGAGGCGCTGCTCGAGGGGCAACGTCCCGATTTCACCGATACGGACGAGGCGCTGATCTACGACTTCGCTACCGAGCTATACGATACGAAGCGCGTGTCTGGCGCCACCTTCGCGAAAGCCGAGCAACGTTTCGGTCATGAGACGACGGTGAATCTGGTGGGTCTGCTCGGCTACTACGCGCTGGTTGCGATGACGTTGAACGTGTTCGAGATGCGCGCGGATGGGGATGCGCCGTTGCCGTTCGCGGAGTGA
- a CDS encoding sulfotransferase family protein, whose amino-acid sequence MNGFIIGTGRCGTTMLASILDAHPEACVPPETQLLFEYMGNGPALHEIFAIGVQYRATLAKYLDFVQKRCPCDLRKYFDHERYFARMTYPVATLRELMGDFYTEIAKAKGKRICLEQTPWYGLGIDVLRELYPDARYIHMIRDGRDVAISFARTPWWHKDIGKNLARWAFEASLIKTLCEEMLAPEQVLTVHYEKFVEDPESELRRICRFLRISYDPRVLEPGAATDYRQFAKGHAADVASPAFKSWSTTKANPVFKDSAGAWQRCADYDFSRMPLEAKQCLIDFGYAV is encoded by the coding sequence ATGAATGGATTCATCATAGGCACCGGCAGGTGCGGTACGACGATGCTCGCATCGATACTCGACGCGCATCCCGAGGCCTGCGTGCCGCCCGAGACGCAACTGCTTTTCGAATACATGGGGAACGGTCCCGCGCTTCACGAAATCTTCGCGATCGGCGTGCAATACAGGGCCACCTTGGCCAAATATCTCGACTTCGTTCAAAAGCGCTGTCCGTGCGACCTTCGAAAATATTTCGACCACGAGCGCTATTTCGCGCGCATGACGTATCCGGTGGCCACGTTGCGAGAATTGATGGGCGATTTCTATACCGAGATCGCCAAAGCAAAGGGAAAGCGCATCTGTCTCGAGCAAACGCCGTGGTACGGATTGGGCATCGACGTCCTACGCGAGCTGTATCCGGACGCTCGATATATTCATATGATCCGAGACGGCCGCGACGTCGCGATTTCTTTTGCACGCACGCCCTGGTGGCATAAGGACATCGGCAAAAACCTCGCACGGTGGGCATTCGAGGCTAGCTTGATCAAGACGTTGTGCGAGGAAATGCTCGCCCCCGAGCAAGTGTTGACGGTCCATTACGAAAAATTCGTCGAGGACCCGGAAAGCGAGCTCCGTCGGATCTGCCGATTCTTGCGAATTTCTTACGACCCGCGGGTACTCGAGCCTGGGGCGGCGACCGATTACAGGCAATTCGCGAAAGGCCATGCCGCCGACGTTGCATCGCCCGCATTCAAATCGTGGTCGACCACGAAAGCAAACCCCGTATTCAAAGACAGCGCCGGGGCGTGGCAGCGATGCGCCGACTACGACTTCTCACGGATGCCGCTAGAAGCGAAGCAATGCTTGATCGACTTCGGCTATGCGGTGTAG
- a CDS encoding Vgb family protein: MNRSNAEILREYGPLPGIDAVHGVTYDGRQIWFAAGDKLCALDLASGQVHRTIGVPARAGTAFDGKHFFQIADDVICKLDAATGQVLATISLPPGGGNAGLAWAEGSLWLGRYHERKIYRLDPDTGKVLRTIESNRFVTGVTWVDGELWHGTWEDEESEIRHVDAQSGELIEALAMPHGVLVAGLESDGGERFFCGGGNSGKVRVVRRPARGAAAGGGSESAADVPSE; the protein is encoded by the coding sequence ATGAACCGATCGAATGCCGAAATTCTTCGCGAATATGGCCCCCTGCCGGGGATCGACGCCGTCCACGGCGTGACCTATGACGGCCGGCAAATCTGGTTTGCCGCTGGCGACAAGCTGTGTGCGCTCGACCTGGCGAGCGGGCAAGTGCACCGGACCATCGGCGTGCCCGCGCGGGCGGGGACCGCCTTCGACGGCAAGCACTTCTTCCAGATCGCCGACGACGTGATTTGCAAGCTAGACGCGGCGACGGGCCAGGTGCTCGCGACGATTTCGCTGCCGCCCGGTGGCGGCAACGCGGGACTCGCCTGGGCGGAAGGCTCGCTTTGGCTCGGGCGTTATCACGAACGCAAGATCTATCGACTCGATCCCGATACAGGCAAGGTGCTGCGCACGATCGAGTCGAACCGTTTCGTGACGGGCGTGACGTGGGTCGACGGCGAGCTTTGGCATGGCACGTGGGAAGACGAGGAAAGCGAAATCCGGCACGTCGATGCGCAATCGGGCGAATTGATCGAGGCGCTCGCGATGCCGCACGGCGTTCTCGTGGCGGGGCTCGAATCGGACGGCGGCGAACGATTTTTCTGCGGCGGCGGGAACAGCGGCAAGGTCAGGGTGGTGCGCCGCCCTGCGCGCGGTGCGGCAGCCGGCGGTGGTTCGGAAAGCGCCGCCGATGTGCCGAGCGAGTGA
- a CDS encoding MurR/RpiR family transcriptional regulator — protein MPETFDQLAAVIRARFTELSPQFQAGAAFLLDHPDEVAVLSMRKVAERAEIQPASLVRLSQQLGFPGWNELRDLCVARVRTRPEPLTVRARSLMAGTKKDTLAHDLLHAQQHNLDATATYNERNVLQAARVLRKARHVYVAGFRSCYAVAFGLVYGYGLLRPSVSLLTGEAGTLEMQLRGITRDSATVVISFAPYSVEAARVAEVALEKGSRLVAITDSAVAPVALNADSILIFSHDSPSFFPSLVAATAIAESLVAQLLALEGAEAVEQLELAERSLHAMGAYVP, from the coding sequence ATGCCCGAGACCTTCGACCAGCTCGCCGCGGTGATCCGCGCCCGCTTCACGGAACTGAGTCCGCAATTCCAAGCGGGCGCGGCATTCCTGCTCGATCATCCCGACGAAGTCGCAGTCTTGTCGATGCGCAAAGTCGCGGAGCGCGCCGAGATTCAACCGGCCTCGCTCGTGCGTTTATCGCAGCAGCTAGGCTTTCCCGGCTGGAATGAGTTGCGCGATCTATGCGTGGCACGCGTGCGAACGCGGCCCGAGCCGTTGACGGTGCGTGCGAGATCGCTGATGGCGGGAACAAAAAAAGATACGCTCGCGCACGATCTGCTCCATGCGCAGCAACACAACCTCGACGCAACGGCGACTTACAACGAGCGCAACGTCTTGCAAGCCGCGCGCGTGCTGCGCAAGGCGCGTCACGTCTATGTGGCGGGTTTTCGTTCGTGCTACGCAGTTGCGTTCGGCCTCGTTTATGGCTATGGACTCTTGCGTCCGTCGGTGTCGCTGCTCACGGGCGAAGCGGGCACGCTCGAAATGCAACTGCGCGGCATCACGCGCGATAGCGCGACCGTCGTCATCAGCTTCGCACCCTATTCGGTGGAAGCAGCTCGCGTTGCCGAAGTCGCGCTCGAAAAAGGCAGCCGCCTCGTCGCAATCACCGATAGCGCCGTTGCGCCCGTCGCGCTGAACGCCGACAGCATATTGATCTTTTCTCACGACAGTCCTTCGTTCTTTCCGTCGCTCGTTGCGGCTACCGCGATCGCCGAATCGCTCGTCGCACAACTGCTCGCTCTCGAAGGCGCCGAAGCCGTCGAGCAGCTCGAGTTGGCGGAACGTTCGTTGCATGCGATGGGCGCGTACGTGCCCTGA
- a CDS encoding helix-turn-helix domain-containing protein: MDSLIEAAARALAAGDALGALNHVSLRDDAHALALRGIAMAQLGELARAKSLLRSAARAFGSKQPLARARCIVAEAEVALAARDLRWPDGLLDTACAILEAHGDRLNAAHARCLEARRFLLMGRLDEAEHALAASPSGPLPPVLRASRELLAAGIAIRRLDAVRARRALAQAERAARESGIVSLIAEVEDAARALAAPVARVIVQGQSRPVALEEAHALSSPQRLIVDACRYSIRGASTTISLSTRPVLFALVRMLAEAWPEDVPREALIAQAFRARLIDESHRVRLRVEIGRLRAGLRTVADVTATKRGFALMPCSANEVVVLARPVEEKHAAVLALLADGEPWSSSALALALGASQRSIQRALDALASAGKIQSLGEGRARRWMTPPVVGFATTLLLPAPWTNG, translated from the coding sequence ATGGACTCGCTGATTGAAGCCGCCGCGCGCGCACTCGCCGCGGGTGATGCGCTCGGCGCGCTGAACCACGTCTCGCTGCGCGACGATGCGCACGCGCTTGCATTGCGCGGCATCGCCATGGCGCAACTAGGTGAGCTTGCTCGCGCGAAGTCGCTATTGCGCAGCGCGGCGCGCGCGTTCGGATCCAAGCAGCCGCTCGCGCGCGCCCGATGCATCGTGGCCGAGGCCGAAGTCGCGCTGGCGGCCCGCGATCTGCGTTGGCCCGATGGGTTGCTCGACACCGCCTGCGCCATCCTCGAAGCGCACGGCGATCGACTCAACGCCGCTCATGCACGTTGCCTCGAAGCGAGGCGCTTTCTTTTGATGGGGCGCTTGGATGAAGCGGAGCATGCGCTCGCGGCGAGCCCATCGGGTCCGCTGCCTCCGGTCTTGCGCGCATCGCGCGAGTTGCTTGCCGCCGGCATTGCGATTCGCCGACTCGATGCAGTGAGGGCGCGTCGCGCTTTGGCGCAAGCCGAGCGTGCCGCGCGGGAGTCGGGCATCGTCTCCTTGATCGCGGAGGTGGAAGATGCGGCGCGCGCACTGGCGGCGCCCGTCGCGCGCGTCATCGTGCAAGGGCAATCGCGGCCGGTAGCGTTGGAGGAGGCACATGCTCTGTCATCGCCGCAGCGGCTCATCGTCGATGCTTGTCGCTATTCGATTCGCGGCGCGAGCACGACGATTTCGCTCTCCACGCGTCCCGTGCTGTTTGCGCTTGTGCGCATGCTCGCCGAAGCGTGGCCCGAGGACGTCCCGAGGGAGGCGCTCATCGCGCAGGCATTCCGAGCGCGACTGATCGACGAATCGCACCGCGTCCGCTTGCGTGTCGAGATCGGTCGGCTGCGCGCGGGGCTCAGAACCGTTGCCGATGTCACGGCGACGAAGCGCGGTTTCGCATTGATGCCATGTAGTGCCAACGAGGTCGTCGTATTGGCGCGGCCGGTGGAAGAAAAACATGCGGCCGTGCTGGCGCTGCTCGCCGACGGCGAGCCGTGGTCGAGTTCCGCCCTGGCCCTCGCGCTTGGTGCGAGTCAACGCTCGATACAGCGCGCGCTCGATGCCTTAGCGTCGGCCGGAAAGATTCAATCGCTGGGCGAGGGCCGCGCTCGCCGATGGATGACTCCGCCCGTCGTCGGATTCGCGACGACATTGTTACTCCCCGCTCCGTGGACGAACGGCTAG
- a CDS encoding SDR family oxidoreductase, producing MQVTGNTILITGGGSGIGRALAEAFHRRGNEVIIAGRREDVLRKVADANPGMKTAVLDVQDPQGIERFAARMAEAFPKLNVVVNNAGMMQVENWRTDQVDLSTAEATITTNLLAPIRLTAALLPQLKRQAKSTVFTVSSGLAFLTLAHTPTYSATKAAIHAFSDALRYQLRDTTVDVVEIAPPYVQTELMGEQQASDPQAMPLAAFIDEVMSILETQPNAREVLVKRVYPLRFAAEQGYEKYMEQFHAFNDHFGAGLGV from the coding sequence ATGCAAGTGACCGGAAACACGATTCTCATCACGGGCGGAGGCTCCGGTATCGGGCGCGCATTGGCCGAGGCGTTTCATCGTCGCGGCAACGAAGTCATCATCGCGGGCCGGCGCGAGGATGTGCTGCGCAAAGTGGCCGATGCGAACCCCGGAATGAAAACGGCCGTGCTCGACGTGCAGGACCCACAAGGAATCGAGCGATTCGCCGCGCGGATGGCCGAGGCGTTCCCGAAGTTGAATGTCGTCGTCAACAACGCCGGCATGATGCAGGTCGAAAACTGGCGTACCGATCAGGTCGATCTGTCGACGGCGGAAGCGACGATCACGACGAATCTGCTCGCGCCGATTCGTCTGACGGCGGCGCTACTGCCGCAACTCAAGCGGCAAGCGAAGTCGACCGTCTTCACGGTCTCGTCGGGCTTGGCGTTTCTCACGCTCGCGCATACGCCCACGTACAGCGCGACGAAAGCCGCGATCCACGCGTTCAGCGACGCGCTGCGCTATCAACTGCGCGATACGACCGTCGACGTAGTCGAGATCGCGCCGCCCTATGTGCAGACCGAACTGATGGGCGAGCAGCAGGCGAGCGATCCGCAAGCGATGCCGCTCGCGGCGTTCATCGACGAGGTCATGAGTATTCTCGAGACGCAGCCGAATGCGCGCGAGGTGCTCGTCAAGCGCGTCTATCCGCTCCGATTCGCGGCCGAGCAGGGATACGAGAAGTACATGGAGCAGTTCCACGCCTTCAACGACCACTTCGGCGCGGGGCTCGGAGTCTGA
- a CDS encoding aspartate aminotransferase family protein, with product MSYVFHRMPKKSLPAAVAGDGIEIIDSAGKRYIDASGGAAVSCLGHSHRRVIEAIERQARELAYAHTSFFTTEAAEALAERLVSKGPAGIGHAYFVSGGSEAMEAALKLARQYFVEIGEPERKHFIARRQSYHGNTLGALAIGGNAWRRELFLPLLIEAHHVSPCYAYRDRLPGESDDAYAQRLADELEQKMLELGPNTVAAFVAETVVGATAGAVPPVAGYFRKIREVCDKYGVLLILDEVMCGMGRTGYLYACEEEGVAPDLLAIAKGLGAGYQPIGATLVGDRIYDAIVNGTGFFQHGHTYMGHATACAAALEVQRVIEEERLLANVQARGEQLRATLRERLGDHPHVGDIRGRGLFVGVELVRDRERKTPFEPQRKLNAVIKQEAMTRGLMVYPMGGTIDGKLGDHVLLAPPFICAPSDIDRIAERLCDAIEAALTACGASSTSTPTSDK from the coding sequence ATGTCCTACGTCTTTCATCGGATGCCGAAGAAGTCGCTGCCCGCGGCGGTGGCGGGCGATGGCATCGAGATCATCGATTCGGCCGGCAAGCGGTACATCGACGCGAGCGGCGGCGCGGCCGTGTCGTGTCTCGGCCACAGTCACCGGCGCGTGATCGAGGCAATCGAGCGGCAGGCACGCGAGCTCGCTTACGCGCATACGTCGTTCTTCACGACCGAGGCGGCCGAGGCATTGGCCGAGCGGCTCGTCTCGAAGGGGCCGGCCGGCATCGGCCACGCCTATTTCGTCTCGGGCGGCTCCGAGGCGATGGAGGCCGCGCTCAAGCTCGCGCGCCAGTATTTCGTCGAGATCGGCGAGCCCGAGCGCAAGCATTTCATCGCGCGGCGGCAAAGCTATCACGGCAACACGCTCGGCGCGCTCGCGATCGGCGGCAACGCATGGCGGCGCGAGCTGTTCCTGCCGCTGCTCATCGAAGCGCATCATGTCAGCCCCTGTTACGCGTATCGCGACCGGCTGCCCGGTGAATCGGACGACGCCTACGCGCAACGCCTGGCCGACGAACTCGAACAAAAGATGCTCGAACTGGGGCCGAATACGGTTGCCGCATTCGTCGCGGAGACGGTGGTCGGCGCGACCGCGGGTGCCGTGCCGCCCGTGGCCGGCTATTTCCGCAAGATTCGCGAAGTCTGCGACAAGTACGGCGTCCTGTTGATTCTCGACGAAGTGATGTGCGGCATGGGGCGCACGGGCTACCTCTATGCGTGCGAGGAAGAGGGCGTCGCGCCGGATTTGCTCGCGATCGCCAAGGGCCTTGGCGCCGGCTATCAGCCGATCGGCGCAACGCTCGTCGGCGACCGCATCTACGACGCGATCGTGAACGGTACGGGCTTTTTTCAGCACGGCCACACTTATATGGGCCATGCAACTGCCTGCGCCGCCGCGCTCGAAGTGCAGCGGGTGATCGAAGAGGAGCGGCTGCTCGCGAATGTGCAGGCGCGCGGGGAGCAACTGCGCGCGACGCTGCGCGAGCGGCTCGGCGATCATCCGCATGTCGGCGATATTCGCGGGCGGGGGCTGTTCGTCGGCGTCGAGCTCGTTCGCGATCGTGAACGCAAGACGCCGTTCGAGCCGCAACGCAAGCTCAATGCGGTCATCAAGCAAGAAGCAATGACGCGCGGCCTCATGGTCTACCCGATGGGCGGCACGATCGACGGCAAGCTCGGCGATCACGTCTTGCTCGCACCGCCGTTCATCTGCGCGCCTAGCGACATCGACCGCATTGCCGAGCGTTTATGCGATGCGATCGAGGCGGCGCTCACGGCGTGTGGCGCATCATCGACGTCGACGCCTACGTCGGATAAGTAA
- a CDS encoding DUF899 domain-containing protein: protein MTTHATGTREQWLTARLALLETEKALTRRGDELARQRQALPWVRVDKHYRFDTESGSATLPDLFDGRAQLLVYHFMFGPDYKAGCPSCSSIADSFNGFFIHLANHDVTLTAVSRASIDKLQAYKRRMGWSFPWASSRYSDFNFDFNVSFTETQQRAGDVEYNYQRGHHAMDAEPAPAPVKQFADTCGTDAKTYARDRPGLSAFVLEDGVVYHTYSTYARGLDALWGMYPWLDRAPLGRNETGVWWKRHDEYAQR from the coding sequence ATGACGACACATGCAACAGGCACACGCGAACAATGGCTGACCGCGCGCCTTGCTTTGCTCGAAACCGAAAAGGCCCTGACGCGGCGCGGCGACGAACTTGCGCGGCAACGGCAGGCCTTGCCGTGGGTGCGCGTAGACAAGCACTATCGATTCGATACCGAGAGCGGCAGCGCAACGCTCCCCGATCTGTTCGACGGGCGCGCTCAGCTTCTCGTCTATCACTTCATGTTCGGGCCAGATTACAAGGCGGGATGCCCGTCATGCTCGTCGATCGCCGATTCGTTCAACGGCTTCTTCATTCACCTGGCGAATCACGACGTGACGTTGACGGCAGTATCGCGCGCCTCGATCGACAAGCTTCAAGCGTACAAGCGGCGGATGGGATGGTCGTTTCCGTGGGCAAGCTCACGCTACAGCGATTTCAATTTCGACTTCAACGTTTCGTTTACGGAAACGCAGCAGCGCGCCGGCGACGTCGAGTACAACTACCAGCGCGGACACCATGCCATGGATGCAGAGCCTGCCCCCGCGCCCGTCAAGCAGTTTGCGGACACCTGCGGGACCGACGCGAAGACCTACGCGCGCGATCGGCCAGGACTGAGCGCGTTCGTGCTCGAGGACGGCGTCGTTTATCACACGTATTCGACCTACGCGCGCGGGCTCGATGCGTTGTGGGGCATGTATCCGTGGCTCGATCGAGCGCCGCTCGGCCGCAACGAAACCGGCGTCTGGTGGAAACGGCACGACGAGTACGCGCAACGGTGA